A DNA window from Xyrauchen texanus isolate HMW12.3.18 chromosome 6, RBS_HiC_50CHRs, whole genome shotgun sequence contains the following coding sequences:
- the LOC127644689 gene encoding DNA-directed RNA polymerase II subunit RPB1-like translates to MRTERGLIIWTSMLLHMYLVKGQTSDSAQDLITSLNEVISNDRVTSKSVILESRLTSTYQDVSSPPTEFSNPNVTPTVPPSQPSEDSTVHSDTSYSPAISQTPASQDVTTLNMEKTSVPASSVSSTTVSDVRSTVSESVVTTRPATSISPGEGHQTFSPLTSSVSQTTQAALPVTLSYPAPSQFALTSSSNVTGPSSLEHQDVPSELDVGDEESNKVQHGPTSPVDPLFATLFSIFIICTAMVSAVLFLRSRQRSEHPEFHRLQDLPMDDLLEDTPLSRYTY, encoded by the exons ATGAGGACTGAACGGGGTTTAATTATATGGACTTCGATGCTTCTTCATATGTATTTGGTAAAAG GCCAAACGTCAGACTCGGCCCAAGACTTGATCACCTCTCTGAATGAAGTCATTTCTAATGATCGTGTGACTTCCAAAAGTGTCATTTTGGAATCACGACTCACTTCAACCTATCAAGACGTCTCGTCTCCTCCGACGGAGTTCTCAAACCCTAATGTCACACCTACTGTTCCTCCATCACAGCCAAGCGAAGACAGCACGGTGCACAGTGACACCTCTTATTCACCAGCTATCTCACAAACACCTGCATCACAAGATGTCACCACCCTCAACATGGAGAAAACCTCAGTACCAG CCTCTTCTGTAAGTAGCACAACGGTTTCTGATGTCAGGAGCACCGTTTCAGAATCAGTAGTCACCACACGTCCTGCAACATCCATCAGTCCAGGTGAAGGACATCAGACCTTCTCTCCTCTAACCAGCAGTGTGTCCCAGACAACTCAAGCAGCTCTGCCAGTCACCCTGTCTTATCCTGCACCATCTCAGTTTGCCCTGACCAGTAGTTCAAATGTCACAGGCCCTTCTTCACTGGAACACCAGGATGTGCCCTCTGAACTGGATGTGGGGGATGAAG AATCAAACAAAGTTCAACACGGTCCCACCTCCCCTGTGGACCCCCTGTTTGCCACTCTATTCTCCATTTTCATTATTTGCACCGCCATGGTCTCGGCCGTGCTCTTTCTCAGATCTCGCCAACGCAGTGAGCATCCAGAGTTCCATCGGCTTCAAGACCTCCCCATG GATGATCTCCTAGAAGACACACCATTGTCAAGATACACCTATTAG
- the LOC127645226 gene encoding fizzy-related protein homolog → MDQDYERRLLRQINHQNVPEGHPSKSVYAKCSPVTVKSGDRFIPTRAGSNWSINFHYANENCWSPNQNQQSKDAGTDTGKDAVAYAALLRNELLGAGIETVPDPHTDERRHTVLTQDTHSLFRYTIHTKRVPFENEISPYSLSPLSNKSHKLLRSPRKPARKISKIPFKVLDAPELQDDFYLNLVDWSAGNLLSVGLGACVYLWSACTSQVTRLCDLSVDGDSVTSVCWNERGSLVSVGTHKGFVQIWDAAGGRKLTSLEGHSARVGALAWNGEQLSSGSRDRVILQRDVRTPPPVERRLQGHRQEVCGLKWSPDHQHLASGGNDNKLLVWNSSSLLPVQQYSDHLAAVKAIAWSPHQHGLLASGGGTADRCLRFWNTLTGQALQSTDTGSQVCNLAWSKHANELVSTHGYSQNQILVWKYPSLTQVAKLTGHSYRVLYLAVSPDGEAIVTGAGDETLRFWNVFSKTRCTKESKSVLNLFTRIR, encoded by the exons ATGGACCAGGACTATGAAAGACGCCTGTTGAGGCAAATAAACCACCAGAATGTCCCAGAGGGCCACCCCTCCAAA TCAGTGTATGCAAAGTGCAGCCCGGTTACTGTAAAATCAGGAGACAGATTTATCCCCACACGTGCCGGAAGCAACTGGAGCATAAACTTCCACTATGCCAAT GAGAACTGTTGGTCGCCCAATCAGAATCAGCAGTCGAAGGATGCTGGTACAGACACAGGGAAAG ATGCCGTGGCGTATGCCGCACTGCTGAGGAACGAACTGTTGGGAGCAGGAATCGAAACTGTGCCTGATCCTCACACAGATGAACGCCGGCACACCGTTCTCACACAGGACACACATAGCCTCTTCAGG TACACCATCCACACAAAGAGAGTGCCTTTTGAAAACGAAATCTCCCCATACTCCCTCTCTCCTCTCAGTAACAAAAG TCACAAACTGTTGCGGTCACCACGAAAGCCAGCACGCAAGATTTCCAAGATCCCATTCAAGGTTCTTGATGCACCAGAGTTGCAGGATGACTTCTATCTCAACCTG GTGGACTGGTCTGCTGGAAATCTCTTGAGTGTTGGTTTGGGAGCCTGTGTTTACCTGTGGAGTGCCTGCACTAGTCAG GTGACGAGGTTGTGTGACTTGTCAGTGGATGGAGACTCCGTCACATCAGTGTGTTGGAATGAGAGG GGAAGTTTGGTATCTGTAGGGACCCATAAGGGATTTGTTCAGATTTGGGATGCAGCTGGAGGGAGGAAGCTGACCAGTTTGGAGGGACATTCAGCACGCGTAG GAGCGCTTGCGTGGAATGGGGAGCAGCTGTCGTCGGGTAGCCGTGACAGGGTGATTCTGCAGAGGGACGTGAGGACGCCTCCCCCTGTGGAGAGACGTCTCCAGGGACACAGGCAGGAAGTGTGTGGGCTCAAGTGGTCACCTGACCACCAGCACCTCGCTTCTGGAGGGAACGATAACAAG TTACTGGTGTGGAACAGCTCCAGTCTGCTTCCTGTGCAACAGTACAGCGATCACCTGGCAGCAGTGAAGGCCATCGCTTGGTCTCCTCACCAGCACGGCCTGTTGGCCTCTGGAGGGGGAACGGCTGACCGCTGCCTCCGTTTCTGGAACACTCTGACTGGGCAGGCACTACAAAGTACAGACACCGGATCACAGGTTTGCAACCTGGCCTGGTCTAAACACGCCAACGAACTG GTCAGCACACACGGCTACTCCCAGAATCAGATACTGGTGTGGAAATACCCATCACTTACCCAGGTGGCCAAGCTCACAGGACATTCATACCGAGTACTCTACTTG GCGGTGTCTCCAGATGGTGAGGCCATTGTAACAGGAGCAGGAGACGAGACGCTAAGGTTCTGGAATGTCTTTAGCAAAACGCGCTGCACCAAG GAATCCAAATCAGTGTTGAACCTGTTCACCAGGATACGGTAA